A stretch of the Porifericola rhodea genome encodes the following:
- a CDS encoding DnaJ domain-containing protein, whose amino-acid sequence MNQYLDILGLQPGVSEADIKKAYRKLAKLYHPDINKDPDAQNRFVEITEAYNFLMEVGATPHNEAVNYAYDAHVREYAERRKKAKEEARARQRQAAEEKRKTLFIIYNYTDYLVTIFLLCNFLLLTDYLLPSVAREERIIKLTRSYESDNQYGQNLIYRHSILHFENYAMLVDREVSDSWEKVSSIANIHATPLLGTVVKADVILNSQATELHPIFSVYNFFFFLIPVIILLGTLYFRWPKSSDNKIGLIAILLILFIIQILVFLSDK is encoded by the coding sequence ATGAATCAATACCTGGATATCTTGGGGCTACAACCCGGCGTGTCTGAAGCCGACATAAAAAAGGCTTACCGCAAGCTTGCCAAGCTGTATCATCCTGATATTAACAAAGATCCGGATGCCCAAAACAGGTTTGTAGAAATTACAGAGGCCTACAACTTTTTGATGGAAGTGGGAGCTACTCCGCATAATGAAGCGGTAAATTATGCTTACGATGCCCATGTACGCGAGTACGCAGAGAGGAGAAAAAAGGCCAAAGAAGAAGCACGAGCCCGCCAACGCCAGGCGGCCGAAGAAAAAAGAAAAACGCTTTTTATCATTTACAATTATACAGACTATCTGGTCACCATATTTCTGTTGTGTAACTTTCTGCTTCTTACAGATTATCTGCTGCCTTCGGTAGCTCGTGAAGAGCGAATTATCAAGCTTACGCGCTCCTACGAAAGTGACAACCAATACGGACAAAACCTCATTTATCGTCATAGTATTCTACATTTTGAAAACTATGCCATGCTGGTAGACCGCGAAGTAAGCGACAGTTGGGAAAAGGTAAGCTCTATTGCGAATATTCACGCCACACCGCTGCTGGGTACTGTGGTAAAAGCAGATGTTATACTCAACTCACAGGCTACGGAGCTGCACCCCATTTTTAGTGTTTATAACTTTTTCTTTTTTCTGATACCTGTTATTATTTTGCTGGGCACACTCTATTTTCGCTGGCCAAAAAGCTCGGACAATAAAATCGGCCTTATTGCCATTTTACTTATACTTTTTATTATCCAGATTCTCGTTTTCTTATCAGATAAGTAG
- a CDS encoding L-threonylcarbamoyladenylate synthase — protein sequence MEQIGKDIVQAVQFLKEDGLVAIPTETVYGLAANAFSATAVAKIFAAKNRPSFNPLITHTHDVEQVKQYVQYMPEAALQLASAFWPGPLTLLLPKKDIIPDIVTAGSELVAVRIPKHPLTLELLQQLDFPLAAPSANPFGYISPTKAAHVEEQLGERIDYILDGGECKVGIESTIVGFEGDRVIVNRLGGASLEAIEELVGKERVSVHAKVEENMNPKAPGMLKSHYAPGKKVLIGNISDLLNHYNKEEIAIITLKDYYPQISNDRQVALSVSGDLNEAAQRLFSALRELDKLPVKFILAELMPEYGLGKAINDRLMRAAADKE from the coding sequence ATGGAGCAAATAGGTAAAGATATAGTACAAGCAGTGCAGTTTCTTAAGGAGGATGGTCTGGTAGCCATACCTACTGAAACTGTGTACGGGCTCGCCGCAAATGCGTTTAGTGCTACGGCGGTAGCCAAAATTTTTGCTGCAAAAAACCGTCCTTCCTTTAATCCTCTCATCACCCACACTCATGATGTAGAGCAGGTAAAGCAGTACGTACAATACATGCCAGAGGCAGCATTACAGCTGGCTTCAGCTTTTTGGCCAGGGCCTCTTACGCTTCTGCTACCTAAAAAAGATATCATTCCGGATATTGTTACTGCCGGTTCCGAACTTGTGGCCGTCCGTATACCCAAACACCCTCTCACGCTTGAGCTTTTGCAGCAATTGGATTTTCCTTTGGCAGCGCCTAGCGCCAACCCTTTCGGCTACATAAGCCCAACCAAAGCTGCTCATGTAGAAGAGCAGTTAGGAGAACGTATAGATTATATTCTGGACGGAGGCGAGTGTAAGGTAGGAATTGAGTCTACCATCGTAGGTTTTGAGGGCGACCGGGTAATTGTTAACCGTCTGGGGGGAGCAAGCCTGGAAGCAATAGAAGAATTGGTAGGAAAAGAACGGGTGAGTGTTCACGCCAAGGTAGAGGAGAATATGAACCCTAAAGCGCCGGGTATGCTCAAAAGCCACTATGCCCCCGGTAAAAAAGTGCTGATCGGTAACATAAGTGATTTGCTTAATCATTACAATAAGGAAGAGATTGCGATAATCACGCTAAAAGATTACTACCCCCAGATATCCAATGATAGGCAAGTAGCCTTATCAGTGAGTGGTGATCTGAACGAAGCAGCCCAGCGACTGTTTTCTGCCCTACGAGAGCTGGATAAACTGCCCGTTAAGTTTATTCTTGCAGAACTAATGCCTGAGTATGGCTTAGGGAAAGCTATTAACGACCGCCTGATGCGAGCCGCAGCAGATAAAGAATAA
- a CDS encoding M24 family metallopeptidase, producing MRKLYFSLIGCLFYCFVQAQSSVMPHILPLKERATIQDQILEERFNTLLPKIMEEEGIDLWLVMAREYNEDPIIKTMLPSTWLSARRRTILAIHHSKGSEEIEGLAIARYNVGELFTSSWNPEEEPDQWKRLAAVIAEKNPQKIAINTSEKFNHTDGLTSTELQAFMNSLPKKYKDRVVSAEPLAVRWLETRTDTELALYEQVCRIAHTIIAEGLSEKVIQPGVTTTEDVKWWYRERIAGLKLEAWFHPTVDVTRADPESNEAVRSFSAQTTPDANTIMPGDLVHIDFGITYLRLNTDMQQNAYVLKPGETAPPEGLSKALAKGNRLQDILTSHFKEGRSGNEVLKLTRQQAIKEGLVPSIYSHPIGYHGHAAGPAIGMWDNQEHVPSGEHTLYNNTCYAIELNTREKIPEWGNKEIRVMLEETAVFKDGKVHYIDGRQKDFLLIPRSGNNIQ from the coding sequence ATGCGTAAACTCTACTTTAGCCTGATAGGCTGCCTTTTTTATTGTTTTGTACAGGCTCAATCTTCAGTGATGCCTCACATTCTTCCGCTAAAAGAGCGTGCGACCATACAGGATCAGATTCTGGAAGAACGCTTTAATACCTTATTGCCAAAAATTATGGAAGAAGAAGGGATAGACCTTTGGCTTGTTATGGCACGGGAATATAATGAAGATCCTATCATCAAAACTATGCTCCCTTCTACCTGGCTATCTGCCAGAAGGCGTACTATCCTAGCTATTCATCATTCTAAGGGAAGTGAAGAGATAGAAGGACTGGCCATTGCTCGCTATAATGTGGGAGAACTTTTTACCAGCAGTTGGAACCCGGAAGAAGAACCTGACCAATGGAAAAGGCTGGCGGCTGTAATTGCAGAAAAAAACCCGCAAAAAATCGCTATCAACACTTCTGAAAAGTTTAACCATACAGACGGCCTTACCAGCACTGAGCTTCAGGCTTTTATGAACAGCCTACCCAAAAAGTATAAAGACAGAGTAGTTTCTGCAGAACCTTTGGCCGTACGCTGGCTGGAAACACGTACCGACACCGAACTGGCACTATATGAGCAGGTATGTCGTATAGCCCATACTATTATAGCTGAAGGACTCTCTGAAAAGGTAATTCAGCCCGGAGTTACAACTACCGAAGACGTAAAATGGTGGTATAGAGAACGTATTGCAGGCTTAAAACTGGAGGCATGGTTTCACCCCACCGTGGATGTTACCCGCGCAGACCCTGAATCTAATGAAGCAGTTCGCTCTTTTAGTGCCCAAACCACTCCAGATGCTAATACCATTATGCCGGGAGACCTGGTGCATATAGACTTTGGTATTACCTACCTTAGGCTAAATACTGATATGCAACAAAACGCATACGTACTAAAGCCTGGAGAAACAGCTCCTCCTGAAGGACTGAGTAAAGCTCTGGCAAAAGGTAACCGCCTACAGGATATTCTCACCTCTCATTTTAAAGAAGGGCGTAGTGGCAACGAGGTTCTGAAGCTTACACGCCAGCAAGCTATAAAAGAAGGCCTGGTACCTAGTATATACAGTCACCCTATAGGTTATCATGGCCACGCTGCCGGGCCAGCAATAGGTATGTGGGACAATCAGGAGCACGTGCCTTCCGGAGAGCATACTCTTTATAACAATACCTGTTATGCTATTGAGCTAAACACTCGAGAAAAAATTCCGGAATGGGGTAATAAGGAAATACGGGTAATGCTGGAAGAAACAGCTGTTTTTAAGGACGGAAAGGTTCATTACATAGATGGAAGGCAGAAAGATTTTTTGCTGATCCCCAGAAGTGGAAATAACATACAATAG
- the nqrF gene encoding NADH:ubiquinone reductase (Na(+)-transporting) subunit F has translation MTQVVVTSIIAFTLIILLLVMLLLFAQSKLVQQGDVKIIINGDEKNPIVTQAGSTLLSTLSGEKIFLPSACGGGGTCAMCKCAIDEGGGDVLPTEVGHLSRKEQQENVRLSCQVKVKNDMRIRIPEEIFGIKKWECEVVSNYNVSTFIKEFVVKLPEGETLDFQSGGYIQIDVPEIEVDYKTIDITPKPELEHPEDVYQSDWDKFKLWDLKMKNPEPIFRAYSMANHPAEGNIIMLTIRIATPPWDRAAGKWMDVNPGVCSSYVFSRKPGDKVTISGPYGEFFINPTDREMIYIGGGAGMAPLRSHIFHLFHTEKSDRKVSYWYGGRSKRELFYTNHFRKIEEEFPNFTYNIALSEPLPEDNWKGYTGFIHQALYDNYLKDHPEPDEVEFYLCGPPLMNAAVLKMLDDMGVPPENIRFDDFGG, from the coding sequence ATGACGCAGGTTGTTGTAACATCTATTATTGCTTTTACGCTCATCATCCTGCTGTTGGTAATGTTGTTATTGTTCGCGCAGTCTAAGCTGGTACAGCAGGGCGATGTGAAAATAATTATCAACGGAGATGAGAAAAACCCTATCGTTACCCAGGCAGGTAGCACACTGCTATCTACACTCTCAGGCGAAAAGATCTTCTTACCTTCCGCATGCGGTGGAGGAGGTACATGCGCCATGTGTAAATGTGCCATAGACGAAGGTGGCGGAGATGTATTGCCGACTGAGGTAGGACACTTGAGCCGTAAAGAGCAACAGGAGAATGTACGCTTATCTTGCCAGGTAAAGGTGAAGAACGATATGCGTATCCGTATCCCTGAAGAAATATTCGGTATTAAGAAGTGGGAGTGTGAGGTTGTTTCTAACTACAATGTTTCTACGTTTATCAAAGAATTTGTTGTAAAACTACCTGAAGGCGAAACTCTTGATTTTCAGTCTGGTGGATACATTCAGATTGACGTACCTGAAATTGAGGTAGATTACAAAACCATTGATATTACGCCTAAGCCTGAGCTTGAGCACCCTGAAGATGTGTACCAGAGCGACTGGGATAAGTTTAAACTTTGGGATCTTAAAATGAAGAACCCTGAGCCTATCTTCCGTGCTTATTCTATGGCCAACCACCCTGCTGAGGGTAACATCATTATGCTTACCATTCGTATCGCTACTCCACCATGGGATAGAGCAGCAGGCAAATGGATGGATGTAAACCCTGGTGTTTGTTCATCATATGTATTCTCTAGAAAGCCTGGCGATAAAGTAACCATTTCCGGACCTTATGGTGAGTTCTTTATCAACCCTACCGATCGTGAGATGATCTACATTGGTGGTGGTGCAGGTATGGCGCCTCTAAGATCGCATATCTTCCACCTGTTCCATACAGAGAAGAGTGACCGTAAAGTGTCTTACTGGTACGGTGGTCGTTCTAAGCGTGAGCTATTTTATACCAACCACTTCCGTAAGATTGAAGAAGAGTTCCCTAATTTTACGTATAACATCGCGCTATCTGAGCCTCTTCCAGAAGATAACTGGAAAGGTTATACCGGATTTATTCACCAGGCTCTGTATGACAACTATCTGAAAGATCACCCTGAGCCAGACGAAGTAGAATTTTACCTGTGTGGACCTCCATTGATGAACGCCGCAGTACTAAAGATGCTGGACGATATGGGAGTACCCCCTGAAAATATCAGGTTTGACGACTTTGGTGGTTAA
- a CDS encoding formimidoylglutamase: protein MNLSIFFKPVEPEVYQEVSAPNSFFKAIKVYTDTFPDYEEADIAIIGLSENRGNEDNGGAERAADNVRQALYPLKRGSGSYKIVDLGNLNNGHNLEETYLRIKEVCETLITHNTLPVLIGGTHDLDYGQYQAYESMEKLVNVLSVDASIDIDPNNTEAGEGTESKNHLHKILVHDPNYLLNYSHIGYQSYLIDNTVPALLDKFYFDTYRLGLVNQNINAMEPVIRAADMLSFDIAAIKMDDAPGNRHAQPFGLSGQEACQLCWYAGHSEKLTSAGFYEYNPDWDNERKKTASVIGTMIWYLIEGYYHRTFENDFDSNDFIKYIVPMPSSPSILTFYKAKRSEKWWMEVPNPQVEVVKERQSIVPCDQSDYEMAVKGELPDRWIQTHAKYL from the coding sequence ATGAATCTAAGTATCTTCTTTAAGCCTGTAGAGCCTGAAGTATATCAGGAGGTGAGTGCCCCGAATAGTTTTTTTAAGGCTATAAAAGTTTATACCGATACTTTCCCTGACTACGAAGAAGCAGATATAGCCATTATTGGCCTATCTGAAAATAGAGGCAATGAAGATAATGGGGGGGCTGAGCGCGCCGCAGATAACGTACGCCAGGCCCTTTATCCTTTAAAAAGAGGAAGCGGTTCTTACAAAATTGTTGATCTGGGTAACTTAAATAACGGACATAATTTAGAAGAGACCTACCTGCGCATCAAAGAGGTATGCGAAACGCTAATCACACACAACACTCTGCCTGTACTTATAGGAGGGACTCATGATCTGGATTATGGCCAGTACCAGGCTTACGAAAGCATGGAGAAGCTGGTTAATGTGCTCAGTGTGGATGCCAGTATTGATATTGACCCCAATAATACTGAAGCAGGAGAGGGAACAGAAAGCAAAAATCATCTGCATAAAATACTGGTCCACGACCCAAACTATCTGCTCAACTATAGCCATATCGGTTACCAGAGTTATTTGATAGACAATACTGTTCCTGCCCTGTTGGATAAATTTTACTTTGATACCTATCGGTTAGGTTTGGTTAATCAAAATATCAATGCGATGGAACCGGTAATCCGGGCTGCCGATATGCTTAGTTTTGATATTGCAGCGATTAAAATGGACGATGCCCCCGGCAACAGACATGCCCAGCCTTTTGGCCTGAGCGGACAGGAGGCCTGCCAGTTATGTTGGTATGCAGGACATAGCGAAAAGCTTACTTCTGCTGGTTTTTATGAATACAACCCTGATTGGGATAATGAGCGTAAGAAGACAGCCTCAGTCATTGGAACTATGATCTGGTACCTGATTGAAGGTTACTACCATCGTACTTTTGAAAATGATTTTGACAGCAATGATTTTATCAAATACATTGTGCCTATGCCGTCCTCTCCTTCAATACTTACCTTCTATAAGGCAAAGCGGAGTGAAAAATGGTGGATGGAAGTACCCAATCCGCAGGTAGAAGTTGTAAAGGAGCGCCAGAGCATAGTACCCTGCGACCAATCAGATTATGAGATGGCAGTAAAAGGAGAGTTGCCCGACCGCTGGATACAGACACACGCCAAATATTTATAA
- a CDS encoding phosphotriesterase family protein, with amino-acid sequence MNTRRTFLKRMTSIGLLLSTSPLSKLSKVRTGKIFTVQGAITPKQLGTCLTHEHVMSNFGGEKSLEPAYDQAKLFSQVLPYLKKVKSLGCDSLADCTTAYFGRDVKMLKSLSEQSGVHIITNTGYYGAAADRYVPEHAFEEDAEAIALRWLKEWEEGIADSKIVPGFIKVAVDGGPLSTIDEKLFRAAAITHRQSGLLVACHTGNNPEAARQQLEILQEEGVSPSAWVWTHANQCSDVTHLIKAARQGGWVSLDGVREASIELHINYLKSFKKEGLLERVLLSHDGNSYPRGGAIRPYEALFTQMLPKLAEEGFSAKELHLLTVKNPQKAFTVQIRKA; translated from the coding sequence ATGAACACGCGACGTACTTTTCTAAAGCGAATGACGAGCATAGGTTTGCTGTTAAGCACTTCTCCACTAAGTAAGCTTTCGAAAGTACGTACAGGTAAAATATTTACAGTACAAGGGGCTATTACACCTAAGCAGCTAGGAACCTGCCTTACACATGAGCATGTGATGTCTAACTTTGGGGGCGAAAAAAGCCTTGAACCAGCATACGATCAGGCTAAGCTGTTTAGTCAGGTACTGCCTTATCTCAAGAAGGTTAAGTCTTTAGGCTGTGATAGCCTTGCAGATTGTACTACCGCATACTTTGGACGTGATGTAAAGATGCTAAAGTCTCTTTCTGAGCAAAGCGGAGTACATATTATTACGAATACTGGTTACTATGGGGCAGCGGCAGATCGGTATGTGCCCGAACATGCCTTTGAAGAAGATGCCGAAGCGATAGCTCTGCGTTGGCTGAAAGAGTGGGAGGAAGGCATAGCAGATAGCAAAATTGTTCCGGGCTTTATAAAGGTAGCTGTAGACGGTGGTCCACTATCCACCATAGATGAAAAGCTGTTTAGAGCAGCAGCCATAACACACCGGCAGTCAGGACTTTTAGTAGCATGCCATACCGGTAACAATCCAGAAGCTGCCCGACAGCAGTTAGAAATACTGCAAGAAGAGGGCGTCAGCCCTTCCGCCTGGGTATGGACACATGCCAATCAGTGTTCAGATGTTACCCATCTTATAAAAGCAGCGCGTCAAGGAGGTTGGGTATCATTAGATGGTGTTCGAGAAGCATCAATAGAACTTCATATCAATTATCTGAAATCTTTTAAAAAAGAAGGGCTGCTGGAGCGTGTGCTGCTTTCACATGATGGTAATTCATATCCTCGTGGTGGGGCTATACGGCCATACGAAGCTCTGTTTACCCAAATGTTACCAAAGTTGGCAGAAGAAGGCTTTAGCGCAAAAGAACTACATCTGCTAACAGTCAAAAACCCTCAAAAGGCCTTTACTGTGCAGATAAGAAAAGCATAA
- a CDS encoding cytochrome b5 domain-containing protein has translation MSETLKEYTYSQLALRNGQDKEEVWVAYQGIIYDLSGSRLWRNGKHYEHWAGQDLSEELADAPHSEKVFLKFKKVGKLKAQNR, from the coding sequence ATGTCAGAAACATTAAAGGAGTATACCTATTCACAATTAGCATTGCGGAATGGGCAAGATAAAGAAGAAGTATGGGTAGCCTATCAGGGTATAATCTACGACTTAAGCGGATCTCGGCTATGGCGTAATGGTAAGCATTATGAGCATTGGGCAGGGCAGGATCTTAGCGAAGAACTGGCCGATGCACCTCATAGTGAGAAAGTGTTTCTGAAGTTCAAGAAAGTAGGGAAACTTAAGGCTCAAAATAGGTAA
- a CDS encoding RidA family protein: protein MLKTLYALFLIIIFSASCESQSKPDNNAKTPKLSAKEASSRQVIKTDQAPNPVGPYNQAIKVANTLYLAGQIGLDPESGKMVNSDIEEEARQVMENLKAVLAEADMDMSHVVKSTIYMTDLNNFTRVNEIYAGYFGEDAPARVTVGVASLPKDAQLEISMIAVK from the coding sequence ATGTTGAAAACACTTTACGCTTTATTCCTAATCATTATCTTTTCAGCTTCATGTGAAAGCCAGAGCAAGCCAGACAACAACGCTAAAACACCGAAACTAAGCGCAAAAGAGGCTAGTAGCAGGCAAGTTATTAAAACAGATCAGGCCCCTAACCCGGTAGGGCCATACAACCAGGCAATAAAGGTGGCTAATACTTTATACCTGGCAGGGCAAATTGGACTAGATCCTGAAAGTGGAAAAATGGTAAACTCAGACATAGAAGAGGAAGCCAGACAAGTTATGGAAAACCTGAAAGCGGTACTGGCAGAGGCTGATATGGATATGTCGCATGTGGTAAAAAGTACCATTTATATGACTGACCTCAACAACTTTACTAGAGTTAACGAAATATATGCAGGCTACTTTGGAGAGGATGCTCCTGCAAGAGTAACAGTAGGGGTCGCATCATTACCAAAAGACGCTCAACTGGAAATTTCTATGATTGCCGTAAAATAG
- a CDS encoding aminotransferase class V-fold PLP-dependent enzyme has product MTLRRSFLKKLAGTSGLLSLSPFMTKVLAEDVKDALVHLNQLSPEEAAKDEDLWHRIQQAYTVSPNIINLNNGGVSPQPKIVQDAVDRYYHYSNEAPSYYMWRILDQGRESVRMKLSEVAGCSPEEVAINRNATEALDTIIFGMDLEKGDEVLLSKYDYPNMMNAWKTRAKRQGIKLNWITLDLAMEDEDAIVQRYMEGLTARTKVVHITQLINWSGQIVPVKKLCSALRKRGIKTVVDGAHAFAHIDSNLTELACDYYGTSLHKWMCAPFGTGMIYVRKEHIAGLWPLIPDHEPERDDIRKFESLGTRSFAPEQAIGQAIDFHNAIGAERKRARLHYLKRYWADKVREHPNIRINTPLSSGFSCALCNVGIEGMEAVDINSRLFKEYKIHATPVKYEAINGVRITPHVYTKLSDLDRLENALLSFANEQSKQSMKMN; this is encoded by the coding sequence ATGACTTTAAGACGCAGCTTTCTAAAAAAACTAGCTGGCACCTCAGGCTTGCTCTCGCTCAGCCCTTTTATGACCAAAGTATTGGCCGAAGATGTAAAAGACGCTCTTGTACACCTGAACCAACTTAGCCCCGAAGAGGCAGCCAAAGATGAAGACCTCTGGCATCGTATACAACAGGCCTATACTGTTTCTCCTAACATTATTAACCTTAACAATGGAGGCGTAAGTCCGCAGCCTAAAATTGTACAGGATGCAGTAGACCGCTATTACCACTACTCTAATGAGGCTCCATCCTACTATATGTGGCGTATTCTGGACCAGGGGAGAGAATCTGTACGCATGAAGCTATCTGAAGTAGCCGGCTGCTCTCCCGAAGAGGTAGCCATCAACCGTAACGCTACTGAAGCTTTAGATACCATAATTTTTGGCATGGACCTGGAAAAGGGCGACGAAGTGCTGCTGAGCAAATATGATTACCCCAACATGATGAACGCCTGGAAAACACGTGCTAAACGACAGGGCATTAAACTCAACTGGATTACTTTGGACCTGGCCATGGAGGATGAAGACGCTATAGTACAAAGATACATGGAGGGCCTTACTGCCCGAACTAAAGTGGTACACATTACTCAACTCATTAACTGGTCTGGACAGATAGTGCCAGTAAAAAAACTATGCTCGGCACTAAGAAAGCGTGGGATTAAAACTGTGGTAGATGGCGCTCATGCTTTTGCCCACATAGATTCTAACCTAACAGAGCTGGCTTGCGATTATTATGGCACCAGTCTACACAAATGGATGTGCGCCCCTTTTGGTACAGGTATGATCTACGTCAGAAAGGAGCATATTGCCGGACTTTGGCCTCTAATACCAGACCATGAACCGGAGCGTGACGATATCAGAAAGTTTGAAAGTCTGGGTACTCGCTCTTTTGCTCCGGAGCAGGCTATAGGCCAGGCTATAGATTTCCACAATGCTATAGGAGCAGAGCGCAAAAGAGCACGCCTGCACTACCTTAAACGCTATTGGGCAGACAAAGTAAGAGAACACCCCAACATTAGAATTAATACTCCTCTGTCATCTGGCTTCTCCTGCGCACTATGTAATGTAGGTATAGAAGGCATGGAGGCCGTAGATATTAACAGTCGCTTATTTAAAGAGTATAAAATTCATGCTACACCTGTAAAGTACGAGGCTATTAATGGAGTAAGAATAACACCTCATGTATATACCAAACTTTCTGATCTGGACAGGCTGGAAAACGCGCTCTTGTCTTTTGCCAATGAACAGTCTAAACAAAGTATGAAGATGAATTAA